In the genome of Candidatus Nanopelagicales bacterium, one region contains:
- a CDS encoding Xaa-Pro peptidase family protein, giving the protein MTLRPASEFAQTSIPAPGIQGVDWEERVDYARLRDYRLARARQALEASDLGALLVFETSNVRYLTSTHIGTWAYNKLERWALLTRTGQPWVWDFGSAAKNHRLYSPWLLPEQSRGGNNGLQGAIAPSSGLPAGTAQEIAAILREEGVAGMPVGVDIIEIPVLRELEAAGVGVRDGQQVMLDARQIKNRDEILLLSQAAAMVDGVYQDIYEALKPGVRENDIVALATHRLIEMGSEQVEAINSIAGERCSPHPHVFSDRYIRPGDQAYFDIIHAFNGYRTCYYRTFAVGRATSAHRDAYTKARELIDSAIAMVKPGVSTDEIARLWPEAHEFGFSSEMEAFGLQFGHGLGLGLHERPVISRLNSLENPVEIQPGMVFALETYWPAADGHSAARIEEELVVTEDGAELLTLFPAEELVVTNPY; this is encoded by the coding sequence ATGACGCTCCGACCCGCCAGCGAGTTCGCCCAGACCAGCATCCCCGCCCCGGGGATCCAGGGCGTGGACTGGGAGGAGCGGGTCGACTACGCCCGGCTGCGCGACTACCGGCTGGCCCGGGCCCGCCAGGCGCTGGAGGCCAGCGACCTCGGCGCCCTGCTGGTGTTCGAGACGTCCAACGTCCGCTACCTCACCAGCACCCACATCGGGACCTGGGCCTACAACAAGCTCGAGCGGTGGGCGCTGCTCACCCGGACCGGCCAGCCGTGGGTGTGGGACTTCGGCTCCGCGGCCAAGAACCACCGCCTCTACTCCCCGTGGCTGCTCCCGGAGCAGTCCCGCGGGGGCAACAACGGCCTGCAGGGCGCCATCGCCCCGAGCTCCGGCCTGCCCGCGGGCACGGCGCAGGAGATCGCGGCGATCCTGCGCGAGGAGGGCGTCGCCGGGATGCCCGTCGGCGTGGACATCATCGAGATCCCGGTGCTGCGCGAGCTCGAGGCCGCGGGGGTCGGGGTCCGCGACGGCCAGCAGGTGATGCTCGACGCCCGGCAGATCAAGAACCGGGACGAGATCCTCCTGCTCAGCCAGGCCGCGGCCATGGTCGACGGGGTCTACCAGGACATCTACGAGGCGCTGAAGCCCGGCGTGCGCGAGAACGACATCGTCGCCCTCGCCACGCACCGGCTGATCGAGATGGGCTCGGAGCAGGTGGAGGCGATCAACTCGATCGCCGGGGAGCGGTGCAGCCCGCACCCGCACGTGTTCTCCGACCGCTACATCCGCCCGGGCGACCAGGCGTACTTCGACATCATCCACGCGTTCAACGGCTACCGGACCTGCTACTACCGCACCTTCGCCGTCGGCCGGGCCACCAGCGCCCACCGCGACGCCTACACCAAGGCGCGCGAGCTGATCGACTCCGCGATCGCGATGGTCAAGCCCGGGGTCTCCACCGACGAGATCGCGCGGCTGTGGCCGGAGGCGCACGAGTTCGGGTTCTCCTCCGAGATGGAGGCGTTCGGCCTGCAGTTCGGGCACGGCCTCGGGCTCGGCCTGCACGAGCGGCCGGTCATCAGCCGGCTGAACTCGCTGGAGAACCCGGTGGAGATCCAGCCCGGCATGGTGTTCGCGCTGGAGACCTACTGGCCGGCCGCGGACGGGCACTCCGCCGCGCGGATCGAGGAGGAGCTCGTCGTCACCGAGGACGGCGCGGAGCTGCTGACCCTGTTCCCCGCCGAGGAACTGGTCGTCACCAACCCGTACTGA
- a CDS encoding GntR family transcriptional regulator, with the protein MRTVTEVGPPVGAASERVAAELREEILGGVIPPGTRLRQEEVAERLGASRLPVREALRMLDAEGLLQIEPNKGARVPVLDRSEVDVLYRMRERLEPLALTESMAAMGPDDLDRIEGIQRRIEAGVDVAEFLVLDREFHLATYSACAADHLSEAVLRLWNATQHYRRAFMTLAGPGRMWVVNAEHRLLLDAIARRDGEDGERYLVGHIRRTRLELARHPEVFAR; encoded by the coding sequence GTGCGCACGGTGACCGAGGTCGGCCCGCCCGTGGGAGCGGCCAGCGAGCGGGTGGCGGCCGAGCTGCGCGAGGAGATCCTCGGCGGTGTGATCCCGCCGGGGACCCGGCTGCGCCAGGAGGAGGTGGCCGAGCGGCTCGGCGCCAGCCGGCTGCCGGTGCGCGAGGCGCTGCGCATGCTGGACGCGGAGGGCCTGCTGCAGATCGAGCCGAACAAGGGCGCCCGGGTGCCCGTGCTGGACCGGTCCGAGGTGGACGTGCTTTACCGCATGCGCGAGCGGCTGGAGCCGCTGGCGCTGACGGAGAGCATGGCCGCGATGGGCCCGGATGACCTGGACCGGATCGAGGGCATCCAGCGGCGGATCGAGGCCGGCGTCGACGTGGCCGAGTTCCTGGTGCTGGACCGCGAGTTCCACCTCGCGACCTACTCCGCGTGCGCCGCGGACCACCTGTCCGAGGCGGTGCTCCGGCTGTGGAACGCCACCCAGCACTACCGGCGGGCGTTCATGACGCTGGCCGGGCCGGGGCGGATGTGGGTCGTCAACGCCGAGCACCGGCTGCTGCTGGACGCGATCGCCCGCCGCGACGGTGAGGACGGGGAGCGCTACCTGGTCGGCCACATCCGCCGGACCCGGCTGGAGCTGGCCCGGCATCCGGAGGTGTTCGCGCGCTGA
- a CDS encoding VOC family protein, protein MALPGLRRLDHIGFTVPDLAQAHEWLVDVLGCEYMYKLGPFEHPDSDWMAEHLHVHPRAVMRELHFFRLGGAAVFEVFQYAAPDQLARVPRNSDIGGHHVAIYVDDLDAAVAYLHERGVTVLGDPTVSRGASEGQRWVYFLAPWGMQFELVSYPGGKAFDHHPELFD, encoded by the coding sequence ATGGCGCTCCCGGGGCTGCGGCGGCTGGACCACATCGGCTTCACGGTGCCGGACCTGGCCCAGGCGCACGAGTGGCTGGTCGACGTGCTGGGCTGCGAGTACATGTACAAGCTCGGGCCGTTCGAGCACCCGGACTCCGACTGGATGGCCGAGCACCTCCACGTCCACCCCCGGGCCGTCATGCGCGAGCTGCACTTCTTCCGCCTCGGCGGCGCGGCCGTGTTCGAGGTGTTCCAGTACGCGGCCCCGGACCAGCTCGCGCGGGTGCCGCGCAACAGCGACATCGGCGGCCACCACGTCGCGATCTACGTGGACGACCTCGACGCGGCCGTGGCGTACCTGCACGAGCGCGGCGTGACCGTGCTGGGCGACCCGACGGTGAGCCGCGGCGCCAGCGAGGGCCAGCGCTGGGTGTACTTCCTGGCACCGTGGGGGATGCAGTTCGAGCTGGTGTCGTACCCCGGTGGCAAGGCGTTCGACCACCATCCCGAGCTGTTCGACTGA